In Metopolophium dirhodum isolate CAU chromosome 7, ASM1992520v1, whole genome shotgun sequence, one genomic interval encodes:
- the LOC132949626 gene encoding WD repeat-containing protein 37 yields MHKTEVDIPPTIRKRLIHLFGLIEKEFETVCQENVVLQEKVESLTEKVNEKYLTTEQFQVNSKQKPPTGQKLKTAEKLKAQTSKIVSSFKSPSAANCQFVKEYGGHRDGLWDLALPHTGQPVIGTCSADHTARIWCIETGTPLLQYTGHAGSINSIKFHPSKDLALTSSGDQTIHIWQAAVNLDNLRDRESDDTETEDDRVVPILRTPSCTFLGHNGPVMASDWLLGGDQIITASWDRTANLYDVETSELLNSLTGHDEELTYTSSHHSQKLVVTASRDTTFRLWDFREAINSVSVFQGHTDTVTCAVFTSAGPGGEDKLVSGSDDRSIKVWELRNMRSPITTIRAESGVNRFAIASNGVIAIPHDNRQVMLYDMTGQRVNRIPRTARNRHRRMVTAVAWSEDNPFANLFSCGFDRLALGWSVQLCKD; encoded by the exons ATGCACAAAACGGAAGTTGACATTCCACCTACCATTCGAAAACGTCTAATTCATCTTTTTGGACTTATCGAAAAGGAATTCGAGACTGTGTGCCAAGAAAATGTTGTTCTGCAGGAAAAAGTGGAGTCACTCACTGAGAAAGTTAACGAAAAGTACTTGACGACTGAACAATTTCAagtaaattcaaaacaaaaaccgCCGACTGGGCAAAAACTTAAAACtgcagaaaaattaaaagcacAAACTAGTAAAATAGTATCTAGCTTTAAAAGTCCTTCAGCTGCTAATTGTCAGTTTGTAAAAGAATATGGCGGACACAGAGATGGCTTGTGGGATTTAGCGTTACCTCATACTGGACAGCCTGTCATTGGGACCTGTTCAGCAG ATCACACCGCAAGAATATGGTGTATTGAAACTGGTACACCACTTTTACAATACACTGGCCATGCGGGAtctattaattctataaaattccATCCTAGTAAAGATTTAGCTCTCACATCAAGCGGTGATCAAACTATTCACATTTGGCAGGCAGCTGTTAATCTAGATAATTTA aggGATCGGGAATCTGATGACACCGAGACTGAAGATGACCGAGTTGTCCCAATATTACGTACACCTTCATGTACATTTTTGGGACATAATGGGCCAGTTATGGCTAGTGATTGGTTACTGGGTGGTGATCAAATTATTACTGCATCATGGGATAGAACTGCCAATTTGTATGATGTTGAAACCAGTGAACTGTTAAATTCACTAACTG gACATGATGAAGAATTAACTTATACTTCTTCACATCATTCCCAGAAGTTGGTTGTCACTGCTTCTAGAGACACTACATTTAGATTGTGGGATTTTCGAGAAGCTATAAACTCAGTTTCAGTTTTTCAAGGTCATACAGA TACAGTGACTTGTGCAGTTTTCACATCTGCTGGACCTGGCGGAGAAGATAAATTAGTATCTGGGTCAGATGATCGGTCCATAAAAGTTTGGGAATTACGTAATATGCGCTCTCCAATTACTACTATCAGAGCTGAATCTGGTGTAAATCGCTTTGCTATTGCTTCTAATGGTGTCATCGCTATTCCTCATGACAATCGACAAGTTATGTTGTACGACATGACTGGACAACGAGTTAACAGAATACCCAGAACAGCTAGAAat agacaTAGACGTATGGTAACAGCTGTTGCGTGGAGTGAAGATAATCCATTtgctaatttattttcttgCGGATTTGATCGATTAGCTTTAGGGTGGTCTGTTCAGTTATGTAAAGACTGA